The window ATTAACACGCTATCACTACAAAGAAGAAATCACTTAAAACCGCCATTTCAAGTGATTTTCCCAAGTCCTTGAAACCTTGATACTATTGCATTCCTACGCAATCATAGCTCTGTATACTACCCCACAACCTAGAGTATGGAAATTCACGATTTTTAGTCGCTCGTTACTCATAATTTATACCATCCTTTCAAGATTACACATTTCTAAAAAATTATCAACGTGTTTTATAACAGCACAAATAAATATAATGAGCCTAGCTTTTTTGCTAGGCATAATTTAATGCATAAAAAACAGGCACCATAATATTGAGTAACTGTCATTGGAAGACTTTTTAATTGGTTGCTCCAATATATTCAAAATGAGACACCTTCTATCCCCTTTATTTACTAAATTAATTTCTTAGAGTAAAGACTAAAATATGTAGAATCAATTGCTATGAACATATTTTAATGAATAAACCGTCTTCCATCAGCCCCTCTCATTCTTTACTATTATTCATTCTCATCAACCCTAACTATGTAAACGAAAAATATTCTTTATTAAGAGTATACTTTGCTTTACTAAATATAAAAGAAAAAAAGCCCAAGTTCAAAATTAATTTCGTTATAATTGCCAAAAGGCAGTAGAAAGTTCGGTTGAACCGCGCTTTCTACTGCCAACTCAATTTTGGATTTTTTCAGTATCCCTTAAATATTCCAGGGCTGTTTATGTTTCGATTTACATTCTTCACATTTCAAAGCCCTTGTTATTTGTTGTGCACCTTTAAAAATTATAAATAATCATGGTTTGTAGGTTCAGTGGCAGTACTAGCTGGTGGAGTAAGTGCTGAAAGAATAGGCGTTACTACACTACTAGCCGCAAGGCGGATTTGTTGCACTTGTAATACTTTTACAGTAAGTTCCAGTACTATTTTTTCACGTAATTTGCTGAAAGTACCTTCAGGTCTTGCCATAATTGGTGAAAAATCAAGTTCAAAGAAGTTTGCAGCTACTAACTCGCCAAATGGTTGTTCATTGTATTTCACAAGATTTTGGAAGAAAGCCTTATCCAATCGAGCATCCAGTTGGGTACTTTCATTAAGGAAGTTTGCTTCTGCAAACTCGGAAATTCCTAAGATTGGAGTAGGGCCACCAGGTTCTTGTGGGAAAGTTAGGTCTGCAAAACCAGAAAACGGAACATCGGCAATTCTATCTCGAAGTGCCCCATTACATGCTGATGAAGCATATTCTATATTTTTACGAATATGTCCTGCTACAAATAATTTAGCTCTTGTTACCCTAAAAAAGTCAGTGCCCGCAATACGTGTAAATCGAACTGGTACCAGTTTAACTTGATTCAGGAATACATTCTTTTTCACTCTTTTGATTTCAGTTGCTGCAGGACTAAGCGTAATATCCGACTCCACAACGATTTGAAGTGTTGGTTCTGACAGTACAACTGGGATTTTAATAATTGGAGTTGAGATCGGTGTAGAGACTACTGGAGTATTCGCACTATTTAATGGTATTTGTTCAACTGATGATACAGGACAAGGTGGATTCTGATTACCTAATTGATCACTCAAAAAAAATTCCTCATTTCATTTTAGTATTATAGAGCGCTCTATATGGCTAGGATATGTAGCAATTAAATCTATGCATAGACGTTTTACTAGTTCGTTTACTCATTTTAATAAAAGGGATTTTTGAGTTGAGAGATAAATTTCAATTATCATCTAGACCCCTGGCTATATCTGACTCGAATTTGCTGTGCTTGTAGTATATGAATGATTAATTCTAAAACTATGTTTTGGCACAATTGATTTGAATGAATTAATGACTCATTTTGTGCAGTTACTGCATTCCCAGTGTGAATTGCACTGTACTCAATATTCTGATGTATATATCCTTCAATAAATAAATTTCCTTTTAATGCTGTACACGTCCCATTACCTAATGACTGAGAAAACTGTTTTGGTACGAATCTACAATTGGTTAGTACTACCTCATTCGAGATAGCTTTAACTTCCACAATTCCTCCTTTTTCAAATACAATATTTTCTTCCAGGCATATTTCAATTTTGTATTCCCCTACTACGACTGGAACTCTAATGTGCATAAAATCATCGGGAGGGTAAGAGTGATTTTTTGTTTCTCCTTTTTTAATTAATAGTGTGTTATGTAAGGGAACTACAACTGATTTAGTCGGATTGTTCATCTGACTATTTTTATCATAAGTATCAGTTCTCATTAAAAATAAAATTTCATTAATTTTTGAGCGAACCAAACGACAATCAGGTTGTTCAGGATAATCCGTTGTAGTATTAAATAGTTTGGTTTCTAATTGAGGAGTAAGGTGATTGTTTAGGTCAAGAAATTCAAATGTATTTTGAACAAACTCACCACAGATAGGGGCATGGAGAAAATTATCAATTTCTACGTGAGTAGAAAATGGGCTTTTTTGGGTTATCGCACACACTGACCCAGGAAAATCATGAACATCACCTGTAGAATTTTTTTTCTCCATGTCTTCTGTATCAATAGGACGCATCATTTTATTCTCAACTTCAGATTCAGAAGGACTGTCAAGCGTAAGATCAGCGTCTAATTGGGCTGCAAAATCCAGTTCCTCCACAGGATTTGTTTCATCTGCCTCTTCCGTATCAAGGTGATGAACGATTTCTTCCTCAACATTAGTTTCTGAAGGAAGTAGTTCACGAGTGGAATCTAGATGTGCTACAAAATCAGGTTCCTCTGCAAGGCTGGTTTCATCTTCTTTTTCGACATTTAAAATTTCACAAGTAGAATCTAGTTGAGATGCATGTTCTATGTTATTTGTAAGTTTAGTTTGATACACCCAATCGCTGTAATCAATTTGCTTGAAACTTACTTCCTTCATCTTTTTATAGTTAATCCATGGAGTTTTCATTATTTCACCCCCAATTGATGTTTAGTCAAATTAAGTACAACATATGCTCAGAAAAAACTTCTGCGCTTTTTCCAGCCATAACATTTACTTGGTCGATTTATTTTTTTATGTTGGGGCTTTATGAGTTTTTCTGGGAGGCATGATCAAAATTCGTTTTTTTAGGAAAAACCCACTAACTAACCCGTTTTCATTCTTATTGCTGCCACGTCGCCATTATGAAAATGGATCTGTAAAAAAAAGAGCGATGTTCATTTCTTTTCAAACGTCTGATAACAGCTACACTCTTTCTTTACTCTACTTACTCGAAGATATGATAGTTGTGTATAGCTCTTAATGATTTCCTCTGTTTTGAATGTTGTTAGCTACATTTTTTTAAACAACTTCATTATGAGCTACTTTTATTTTGATCTAAGTGTTGCACTTATAATTACAATCCATTTTATGCTTTATTTTTACTTTTGACACAGAATGCTCTCCAAATCACAGTAGCAATTGAGATACCAATGTGTTTGAGAGACGATGGCGTAGGAAAAGATCTGTATACTTACCACGAAAATTTTAAAAATTGATTAGAGAAAGGAGAGAATTTATGAAGGGGAGTTTCTGAAGGCACATTAATGTTAACGACATTAACTTTAAATAAACTGAAGTGACCGCAATTGCTACGAAGGAGAATAAAATAATAAGAATACCGTCAGATGAATAGGTGATATTCCGATCGTTATCTATATATTATTTTGTTTAACGAAAAGTCTACAAATATTTATAATATAGCAAAAAGCAGTTGAAAATTCGATTCAACCGAACTTTCAACTGCCTACATAATTATTGTTTTTTCAGTGTCTTGGAATGCCCATTTTTATCTGTTTTGGTCCCCTAAAACTAGACATTATCAAAAATTAGTAGGTGGAGGAGTAAGTGCTGAAAGAACAGGTGTTACTACACTACCAGCCGCAAGGCGGATTTGTTGCACTTGCAATACTTTTACAGTAAGTTCCAGTACGATTTTTTCACGCAATGTGCTGAAAGTACCTTCTGGTCTTGTCATAATTGGTGAAAAATCAAGTTCAAAGAAGTTTGCAGCTACTAACTCGCCAAATGGTTGTTCATTGTATTTGACAAGATTTTGGAAGAAAGCCTTATCCAATCGAGCATCTAGTTGGGTATTTTCATTAAGGAAGTTCGCCTCGGCAAACTCTGAAATTCCTAAGATTGGAGTAGGACCTCCAGCTTCTTGTGGGAAAGTTAGGTCTGCAAAACCAGAAAACGGAACATCGGCAATTCTATCTCGAAGTGCTCCATTACACTCTGCTGAAGCATATTCTATATTTTTACGAATATGTCCTGCTACAAATAATTTAGCTCTTGTTACCCTAAAAAAGTCAGTGCCAGCAATACGTGTAAATCGAACTGGTACCAGTTTAACTTGATTCAAGAATACATTTTTTTTCACTCTTTTGATTTCAGTTGCTGCAGGACTAAGCGTAATATCCGACTCCACAACGATTTGAAGTGTTGGTTCTGACAGTACAACCGGGATTTTAACAATTGGAGTCGAAATTGGTGTAGAGATTACTGGAGTATTCGCACTATTTAATGGTATTTGTTCAACTGATGATACAGGACAAGGTAGGAACTGATTATCTAATTGATCACTCAAAAAAATTCCCTCATTTCATTTTATAGTATTAGAGAGCGCTCTATATAACTAGAATATGAAGCAATCAAATCTATGCATGGACGTTTTACTAGTTCTTTTATTCATTTTAATAAAAGGGATTTTTTGAGCTGAGAGAAAGGTTTTTAATTATCCACTAGTCCCTTGACTATC of the Lysinibacillus fusiformis genome contains:
- a CDS encoding CsxC family protein, whose amino-acid sequence is MSDQLGNQNPPCPVSSVEQIPLNSANTPVVSTPISTPIIKIPVVLSEPTLQIVVESDITLSPAATEIKRVKKNVFLNQVKLVPVRFTRIAGTDFFRVTRAKLFVAGHIRKNIEYASSACNGALRDRIADVPFSGFADLTFPQEPGGPTPILGISEFAEANFLNESTQLDARLDKAFFQNLVKYNEQPFGELVAANFFELDFSPIMARPEGTFSKLREKIVLELTVKVLQVQQIRLAASSVVTPILSALTPPASTATEPTNHDYL
- a CDS encoding BC_2427 family protein; this translates as MKTPWINYKKMKEVSFKQIDYSDWVYQTKLTNNIEHASQLDSTCEILNVEKEDETSLAEEPDFVAHLDSTRELLPSETNVEEEIVHHLDTEEADETNPVEELDFAAQLDADLTLDSPSESEVENKMMRPIDTEDMEKKNSTGDVHDFPGSVCAITQKSPFSTHVEIDNFLHAPICGEFVQNTFEFLDLNNHLTPQLETKLFNTTTDYPEQPDCRLVRSKINEILFLMRTDTYDKNSQMNNPTKSVVVPLHNTLLIKKGETKNHSYPPDDFMHIRVPVVVGEYKIEICLEENIVFEKGGIVEVKAISNEVVLTNCRFVPKQFSQSLGNGTCTALKGNLFIEGYIHQNIEYSAIHTGNAVTAQNESLIHSNQLCQNIVLELIIHILQAQQIRVRYSQGSR
- a CDS encoding CsxC family protein, producing the protein MSDQLDNQFLPCPVSSVEQIPLNSANTPVISTPISTPIVKIPVVLSEPTLQIVVESDITLSPAATEIKRVKKNVFLNQVKLVPVRFTRIAGTDFFRVTRAKLFVAGHIRKNIEYASAECNGALRDRIADVPFSGFADLTFPQEAGGPTPILGISEFAEANFLNENTQLDARLDKAFFQNLVKYNEQPFGELVAANFFELDFSPIMTRPEGTFSTLREKIVLELTVKVLQVQQIRLAAGSVVTPVLSALTPPPTNF